Within Vicia villosa cultivar HV-30 ecotype Madison, WI linkage group LG1, Vvil1.0, whole genome shotgun sequence, the genomic segment CAATATGCCTTTTAGTTGCAACCAACTTTTTCGAAAGATCATTTATTCCTTTCAAAGATGCAAATTCAGCACTCATACGCATATCAATTATGTAAGTCTCAAATTGATTATCAAGCATCACCAAACTAGTCGGACAAAATTCACTTGAATAAAACTTTGCAAATTCCATCAATTTTGCCTTGTCAAAAGTAAAGAACAAGTTACTTGGACACAAACAAACCATACAAATGAGCAATCGACTATTTGTCTCATTAAAACGATTGTTAAGTTCTTGAAGCTGCATGTCCCGaacaatataaaataattcaatGCGATAGTGATTCCTTATTGTGATAGAATGAGAATCACTTCCACATTTTGATTTACCACGAAAGAATATATCATCCATATTCGGAATGTCAATATCATGTTCAATGCAAAATAAACTCACCTCTTCCAATAAAGGTTCCCACCCATCATCTCTTAGATTTTGTAATCTTTTCTTTGTGATGTTAACCAAGTTCATGGCACTGACGATGTATTGATTTTTCTTTTGCAATGCTTGCGACAACTCATTTGAAATACCTAAGACATTTTTCATCAAATGCAAAGTGAGTGCAAAATTAAAATTATCCATTAAAAGTAAAAGATCATTTGCTTCGCCTCTTGCATATTTAGCGGATACATCATCTTTCAAAGTTTCAAGAACACTTGTAGTGGAACTATACATCAATATCAAATTCACCAAAGTGGCATAGTGAGAGCTCCAATGAGTATCAGCAGGTCGCTTCAGACTAGTTTCTTGATTCAAACCTTTTCCACTAACAATTTCTCCATTTTCCAAAGCATCTTGAACCTTAATCATTTGTCTTTCATGTAGCATGTCATTCCTTTTGCAAGATCCCCCAATAACATTTAATAAAGTGGATGTTAAGCTAAAAAGAGAGCAAACTTGAAGGTGATCTTTAGAAATAGCAACTAATGTAAGTTGCAATTGATGAGCAAAACAATGTACATAAAATGCACATGGACTTTCCTTTAATATCAAACTCTTAAGACCAGAAATCTTTCCTTGCATGTTACTCGCACCATCATAACCTTGTCCTCGAATTCTAGAAGTAATGAGTCCATGTTTTCATAACAAATCATCTATGGCCATTTTCAATGACAAGGATGTTGTAGTTTTAACATGAGAAATACCCAAAACCGTTCAACAATAATTCCATCTTTGTTAACATAACGCAAAACAACAGCCATTTGTTTATCAGAGGATTCATCAAATTGATCTCATACGCATATGAGTCTTTTCTTCTTTCCTCAATATCCATTCTTATTAGACCTCCCTTTCTCTAACTTGGGAAATTAATTTATGAAGTATCTAGGTTATTTGCATTCATAGTCAATTATCTTCTTGTTAGTTTCCTTCTCATGTCTCTGATCTTTGAAATATTTAAACTTCATGTTGTCAAACAACTTCTTCCTTATGGCCCATAGATGTCGCACATGCCTAGAGACTAAGGAAAGCTCCCCTTCTTCTAATGTTTCTACATTATCTTCATCTTCTAATTTTTTATCTTCCTAAGCCTTGATCTTCTTGCTTTTATACTTTAAAGGAATAAAATTTGGCTTCctggaattcatcttcatcaagatctATCTTATGACTTGAAAGGATCTAATGAGGTCTTCAAGAACCATATTATTCTTTAATTCTTCAGTAGTTTACCTTTAGTCTCCATTTATTTGGAAGACACCTAAGGATTTTCCTGACATGATCAACAATAGTATAACTTTTGTTAAACATTTTGAGTCTAAATACTTAATATGGTCTCTTTGTTTTCACGTTCTTTCATTTTGAACAACTCATGGTAATTTATCAAAGCATTTTCCTTGGATTATTTCATTTGTCTTTTACCTTCATAGTTCAGACAAAGTGAATAAAAAACCATTGTTACTAATTCAGTGTACAATCTTATCACGTTCCTTGGAAGAAATGTCAGTTATAGGAATGCTTATGACTTTATGATGCAACTTATAATTTTCCTTTTGAACATCATGATGAACAAGTGAATCTAAAtataagagggggtgaattgtgtgggTTTAAAAAACAGtgtctaaatatttttttgtaataaaatcagagtttaaaaTGTGTTTGTAAAATAAATGAAAGATATGTTACAGATTAATAAAATCAGGTCGATGGAAATGCTGTAGAAATAAATAACTaagatataaatatataaatatctattttaaaattttttaaatgattgaagaattaattttgaaatataaaaataggGATTTGTTCCTTCCTGGAACTAGAAATGAGATGTTTGAACGGAGGTGAAATATAAGGAACTAGCTATCTGTGCGCCGCTCTTCCCGGGTGGTCGTTGGATGTGTTTTACAGTTAAGTTCTCTCGAGGCGCTGAAAGTAACTTTCTTCAACAATTGAATAAGAATCGTTTCATTTCCTTAAGGAACCATGCATTTAATGCACCATGCTACAAATGACTTTTCGTAGATATCATCATGACGACTCTTGGGAACTTAAACTCATGAGTGTTACGTGTGAAATACTTGGATGTGTTTCGTGAAGTATTTTTTTCTTCTAGATTactattttttaagaaataagtcactttcttctttttttgaatCTTCTTTTCTAGTTTGATAGTGTCATTGTCTCCCCTCCTGTATTTCACTacatataaatacaaaattagtGCATTATATGGATAATAGTATGGGCGGTGTGAAGTGTGGTTGAGATGAGGTTATGATATCACATGTACACAAGGAGAATGCAATGTAGATGGAACATGAGTGTTATGTTGAAACATGACGGAGCCTGTGTTCATATTAGCCCCTTTGAGTGAGCATAACTCTTTGTATGGTGATCAAAATGAGGAGACTTTGGTGTCAAATGGTTGACAAAAATCctcaaaagtcaaactttgactttgagAAATCGTTGACTTTTTCTCAATAGAATCAATCTATCTCGTTCCATCTTTTGGAATACTCTGAAACACTTTGTGTtaaaacaagatttggttctgcatttAATCtctaattttgatgataacaatgtatatattttatctgtaataattttgtactctaatagtttcttaagtgtacaaatataaaattttgattaattctgTATAGTTATCTGAAAAGATCATCAGAATCAGTGCTGACACATCTCAGAAGAATTATTCATACGATTCTATAGAAACATCAGCagttctgaagaatgttgaatgttcACTAGAAAAGGATCTTCAAGTGTTTATCAATATAAGCTACTCTTCTGTCATACCCTGATTTTTAACCTTAAGATCCCTCGTCATCTTACATTCTTGCATTGCATCAAGATTATAATCTTAAGGTTGCCTCTTAATCTTTGTTATCTCTTCTTTCTCTAAGTTTGTCTTTGAGGAATCACTAAACACCCATTTGTGTATCTTGTGCATATATGTTTAATGTTATACTACTctctaaccaaaatccaaaaaaaatatgttttgtttctctttatattTTATAGGTGTTGAGCTAAATACGCATTTCCTCTCCTAAGCTAGGGTTTTAAGGATCGACTCTCAATCAACTAATCATTCATTGAATCTCAATGGCTTAAACTTCAAAGTAACACTTTTGTTATTAAAGTTTTATGTTTTTAGCATCTCTTAGCTTCATTTGACCAAGTTCATCTCAAGGTTTTATGGTTTGATTTATCAAGAAATTCcataggttcatgtgtttatttccatgccttcttCATCAAGTTTCATAAAGCTACGAGCCTCATCATCAAGTGTGCCTCAAGTTAACATCATTTCAAGGTCTTATGTGCTTCATCATGCCTTATATAGCAAGCAAAGTCCAAAATATTCAAAGTTGATTTGAGATGTTTGACCTAATTTGGTAATTTGTTGATTCTATGACCAAAATGGCATAACTTTATCAATTTTTAACAACTTTTAGTGCTTCTTTTTGCTATGAACTCTTCTCATCATTCCCAATAACTTCTCTTCACatgactgttgcaccccaatttttgacctctgagatcccatcattttctaagtgttatgatcattattgttataccccaaaatttgcctgcgtttttaaaaaaaagagagaaatcaacagacttctgtctaaaaatttggagttttatacaatcttggatttttatttcataaatatcctgattttataaatactcaatttttagaattttttatacagtattttggttcgctgttaaatttattcttacataaacgccaaatactgtttatcacttcatacactgtttatttgagatttattttcagataaataatgctgacgcagttggtacagaattaaaatttgcaggcgcggagtccgggtttcagattatactggtaacaattaaattattattggttttatttcccactaatttttatttttatactatattattttttttttaaatctctttctttcttttcaaatcctagctttattctacaccccttttcttttcaaaacctaccatactttttttcaaatcctactactattcaaaacggtaacactccactcccaacgactctatctctctcttttcactctataaatactcctcattttttccataaattctcacatcaaatttcactcatctcccaaatttctcaaacttctatctcataattattttctcttcttcctcggcaaaaatggcaaagtggatggatacactttttcttatagtcatcactatttttacggtgatcatgtccttcttctatctgcatagtcctgaaaaatgcggacctgcgatggttacacttccgatcatctattttctgttgttcatagcatggattattaatcgtcatttttaaagtttgttgtatatgtcgctttcaaatagtgtaccgtttattttatttgtcgtactgttcattatattatgtaatatttgtactgttagtattaaatgttgtactatctgtcgtacggtagtttaattatcaagataatattatgtgtgttaaatatttatttttctgtgcattaaatatttttttcaaggttactatcggtattttcgttctcgtacagtatattttatttatttattatgtttgtgtttttctaacagctcaggtaaataaatttttcaccattaacacaacaaaaacaaaaagaaaaaaattaactttaaactgttgaattttcactttaactgttacgttaatacccggacagctagttaccagtcaaacccgctatcagcgcaattctccgtgtttgtaccatcagtcaaatcaatttttcgtacttcaaatttccaagattttgttctagaagtcttctgataatcacgtggtcaacagagactcaacactgcacaaaaatcaggtacgcctaactgtctcctacacaaacagtccctaactagtttttttttgttttttttcaggagaacgagtttttgagacctcaaatggatttcatggatctacatacgtctcaaagtaccaccagacaaattttcaaacttcgattcgctcagacgcacagtcaacagctcaaacagtcaacagacgaccagtttgaccaaaaagtcaacagacagtcaaaaatgcaattttttgtcaacatccatattttttcaaaagattcatcatgtgatcaatggttgatcataattcatcaagaaaagttcagaaatcgacaaaactcaaaattgcaaaattagagttttttagctaaaagtcaactgaactttgactgaccataactctctcataatttatcagaaaaattccaaacaaagctcattctcaaggaaattcaattctctacaactttgatgttgggaccaaggtcaagaaatgcttccgcctaagagatataagccaaaacattacaggtcattttcaaagtcaacaaaaagcagttttttgtcaaaacccatatcatcaagataacttctccaaatgcaaaaacgcttccaaagtggcttgtagaggacatcttgggctttccaaaaagttaaagaacactttcataggatcaaaattgagggagatatgccttgatgaagttgaccttttttggaaaaatgcatgaaacaagtaatgaccaaaatttgattctttttcaaaaaggccaattcttttgtgattcaatcttgattcccatatgtctaaggggaatccacgacccatccatgatccataacatttttatttcattttaattaaattttattcatttaaagtttaattaaagtgagataattcaaagatattatcaaagatgcttatggttgccaatcaagaccaattcaagatgcttaaatatattattgcaagattgaagagaataatacttgagtgttttaaccatggttaagaaatacactcattgaaaatattccattatcatattttttccacaaaatcaatcatgacaatttccacttgcaaggcttccaagatcaaactctttgcctataaatagaacttcattttcttcattcaagggggagaaaaaagaggaggaggaacaagagaagaataacaacacactccaaaagcatagcataagttttatatttttcaaaagtttcaagaaacttgtaaaaatcaaggctcattcaaatagccactttcaatcaatttcaatcactctattccactcttggaacatcatagagtaagtacaatgtaatttttaatatgtagtagtgttaggagttcatgaattaaaaactccatatttatgcatattttcaatttctcaaaaaaaatgttttaattttagttttaagttgataaaatgtttatttaatttttaacataaaaatattttatttcttttcataattaatttatattgcttaattaattagtaattatgtaaatattgctttttttaattatttttaaccaatcaaaaaactccaaaaatattttccttttagatttaggtttattttttttataatctaatttttgacataaaaaagaatattttttgttaagtttaattatttgtataattatttgtttaattagtttgttaattaactaaaaatcaattccaagaaaatcacaaaaaatattaagcttaatttgttttgtatttatttttatttattatttgatattatttcttatctttttctttgtcttgaattgggataaaaaaagatcaaacatggaagagaattgtatgcggttgatttaagacttatggaattttatcgtgtagtcgctatgattttatcaagcttctgataaagttccattgaatttaaatccgagaacatccttcactcaccatcaatctttattactaactttgataacatacttgacaagtttcaagatggttatctttaacatctaacaattaactttaaattccgcattttattatattgttctttatatttcttgctttatactttattttatcattcatattatttatgtttctgtcatttttttttctttgtccatttggacatattatttatgtttctgtcattttttctttgtccacttggacatattatttatatttctgctattttttctttgtccatttggacatattatttatgtttctgttattttttctttgtccatttggacatattatttatgtttctgttattttctctttgtccatttggacatattatttatgtttccgctatttttctttgtccatttggacatattatttatgtttccgctattttttctttgtccatttggacatattatttatgtttccgctattttttctttgtccatttggacatattatttatgcttccgctatttttttttctttgtccatttggacgcattgtttatgtttccgttattttctttttgtccacttggaccatactttacttttatgctaaaacactaataaacaacaaaaatctaaaaaacgcttaaggttctctttTGGAcaactggttactatccctagcattttggatatttggacttatggacttagtgcctctggacccctattctgttattactctatggttgttctgtctgtctggcattggattgttgtctgtttgtgtatgcaggtatttccttgaaagtccttgatggttaattccaaggcattgagataagaattttacccgaaaacagccgttactccgcccgattttcatcagaattttaatgtgcttaatgcaaagtggtgctaaagatgataagttcatctggatccccaagtggtaatgcgtcggccaactgttggtttcttattttggttagatcattctctccttaaacttttattttaagcactaggatagcctcttcatctcctcccacttcttaaattttcaaaatcttctccctttttccaaaatcttcttatgtttgtaaaacctcttttaaaaatcttttcttataaaataccttttgcccttagtggcttttctttcaaagtttagacacgattaagtgttgtagtgagttgagataccccacgattttgagattgattgatataatggaatcttttccacgtgaaagagatagtgtcatactcgttgattttcatccgagttggagcccttctttcatttgtgatgcaaagaatctatttgttctcatgatcaagatcaatggctgagtattcgctccgacgatggtaaacgtgtttatgttttttttcaaacgttttttaaaagcggaactacattagctctgacttctccattgcaccgaggaggtatgtaggcacaaggcttaatgtcttgccgagcttattttaaaaatcaaacaagagcaaaagtgatctaagcaaaactaagagcccatggataaccatggatacaaagggtgcttaaaaccttccctttgtataaccaaccccccgaacccaaaatctgtcaaaaggtctttcctgttcttttatgcctttcctttttggataaaataaaagtcggtggcgactcttgcaaaaaataaaaaaaaaattaattaaaaaataaaaataaaaagagcaaggagtcagttcgcaaaaaccgagtttacaatgACAAGAGCAAATTGTGCTTAGAGAATCATCAACAATTTGATCACAATATAGGTCATTCATGACTCGAAAGATCTTCTCGATCGCTTTCAACCATGCTTGTGTCTTGTCAGGTTCATgctctccttcaaagatcggcagATTTTTCTTTCGGATGTCTCCCAAAGCACGAAACTCATTCTCCTCTCTATTACCAGCATTCTTGTGCGACGCTTGCCCAATGGCACCAGCTAACCTTGTCAATGCTTCAGCAATAGCATCGTCATTCCTTCACGCAACCATTGTCCTGAGACAACCAACAACCAACAGACAAACActattgatcgtgtcagatacataaatctaatacaacgggaataaagacattaataaccttgactaGCTGGCCGACCATTCTTTGATactactaatgtaacaccccttttctaaccccaaatagtTCAATACAATAACAGAGTATAGCATGCATATAATAAAAGGTGCCACATGTCGTTTCCATAACAATGAAAACCAACAACAAGCATACAATCACATACATTTGATCAAAATTATAACACGTCTGAAAAATTCGTGTTTCATCAATATGCATATCACAATGGAATAATtgttttctcaaaataaattcAACGATCATATCCCATATATAATCATCTACCAACAGGATGACAATATCATATCATAAGCATGTCATATGGATCCAAATACCAGCACCAAGGCCTCTTAACATATTATATCCAAAATACAATACCAAATAGgagaaaacataataatatctCATAGCTACAAAATATAAGATCAAATGCCCCcttgttacatgaccagagcattgactcactacctaaatAAAGTGAAATAACCGAACAAGCTCCTCGACTAATCCTTGTGCAAGCACAACTACTCTTCCGAACCTGCGCGATGTCGCAtcgaacatcattcaaacagaagggtgagaattcacatcattacaAATATGTATATTATGAAAAATGAATATAACATACAATTATCCAACAATTAATCAAACTTCATGTTCATAAATGAATTCTACAAATATCGCACATAGCAAGTTCATCATCGATATTCCACTACATAACAATTACCAATTATCACATAAGCACACATCAAATTTAACCATCAATTAGCACACAATGTGACTCTAATGCAATCTAATGCGACCCATGCATGTGGTACAATCGTGAACTTCATGCTAACCTCATTTTCGATTAATTTTGAATCAAAGCCATGCTCCCGATTCCGGACTAGAATCCAAGCTAACAATATGAACTTATAGTTCACCGCTTCCGTTTCCACAATAGGATCAAAGCTACCAAACCGGAGTATCAtctccccatgaatgcatgtgcaacaagactcacaatatatgcaattaagattattacacaaccttaattatccaagcataccacaataattcgtACAATTCGAATTATCCACTGAAACATTGCACATCACACATTCATCATTAATAAAGCATACACATAACATTTATCAATCACACATAACATATAACATGTAAACCCAATCGATGTTACCTTCAAAAATCACCCAAAACATCATATACATATACCAAAATCAAGTATCATTTACACATACAAATTCGATTCAAAACCTATCCAAACACCgttgaataaattattaaaatacatgGAAATCCTTCTTAAATCATAAGCATACAAGATTCCAAAGCAAAGAATCAAAATCACAAATTTCCGGAATAGGCCGCGCTACGCGCCCAATACCGCGCTATGCATGCTCACTCAGAACCTTACACGCTACACATGCTGTTTCATATCAATGCGCCCTCTGTGatttttggaaaaaaaccatATTTGACAGCACGTGTAACACCTCAATTCTACCCacaacatttaaataaaatcagagtataaaatttcacaaatgaaacaattgaggtatcacatattcattcacaaagacaaatcacctcgtcgcatagaCCGGATACATAGAATTCATAATGTACGGAAGAACCAACGACATTAAATGATAGTTTTtaacataaaacaacttccatagaagtgcaacggaaactcaacaattagttcaaaGATTCATAGCATCTTTAtccaacaattaacacaattaaagtggcaatctcaaaagacaactcaagtatttgtcaaaaatataataattcaaaAGCAAGTAAATCAACGCGTTTGTcccccccccccgagtgctacgtatcatagCGATAACGACTCAAgaccaactcggctaacctcTCCTTAATGCGAATCACCTGcgcgttaccaatataaaggcaacagagaaacaaagaaagggtgagatatctattcatataattgagcgcatgataaatcatatatcagAAATTAGACATACTCGGTTATtcgcattcacaagtattgatATCCTCATATTATTCACAAAATCATTAATTCACAATTCACATACTTCTGTCATATATCAAGTCACAAAAATATAATCACGATGTAGTCACAAACGTCacactatgaatcacataaaaaaatatatgggacatgactcatgtatatgcatatgataccaatcgaagcttcagcccccgtcaccaattgccaaattcagaggcacaaggcataagccttcgtcactaatttgccaatccagaccgtcacaatatatatgcaaatgtatgcaacTCGATAAACCGGacatcacacaacaacatcatcatcatttacttcacaaaatattcgtcacaaggcacacGCCCATATCACAATTATTACCGATCATTAAAGGTAATAAcacttcacacataatacaacaatTTCATATAACAACGGAACAATTCCGACAATTCACAAAATCAACGGTCGGTGCCATTAATAAATAATCACGAAGATATTCACATCTATCCATAAGATATAACTACAATTCAATACCGGTTAATCAGACACAATTCAATTAATTTCCGGTTATACATTCCTCAGGTAATGTGAATATTTCCTATTAATTAAGAACTGCTACTACAATATAATTCTACTTCTGCTACTAACCATGTTGTTCCAATCCTAAGCATGCCATTGCTACTGGTTTCTGTTTTCTATTAAACTACTACTGAGTTATTATGTAATTTGCTTTACCAATACCGCTCTTATCCTGATTCTGTATGATACAAGtaacaacaaaagaaaacaaaatgaatgGGACAGGGCaatagttgcatcattcacctaATAACTCTTACTATTGTGAGGCTAATGGGGCGGTCACCCCCACATGGAGACCACCGTCTCAAGGCAAAGAAGAAAACAAGGGTCTCACTTCCATGAGACTAGCGTCtccaaataagaaaataaaatgagaGATTTGAGTCCTACTGGGCCGGGCATCTCCATTCAAATAGCTACAGTACCAAAACTAATACAAAATGAAGAATAGAAAGAAAACAATGGAGGCACAGAGTCATGCTGGAGATGGCCCCCTCCCTAACCAAGGGCGTGCTTCTCCTAGGGCTACACCGTCTCCATTCATGTACATAATCATACAAGTCCCAATTTTAGGTTTTTCCTACAATGATGTTTTAATACAAAATCGTTTCTTTAAACAGAGAACAAATTAGGAACACGACAACCTAATTTAAACGGATACTTCTACTTCACAAAATCAATTAACACAAACAACAACAAGCAGCAATGGTAGAGATACAAAATTTCCAGTTTCGAAACAATTAAACACagcaaaaccataacctaaatccctaatccccaacatacaagatttcataagccccattataggaagagagcCCCACCCTTACCATGTTTAGATTGAAGAAACCTCTACAAATCCTAGCACTTGGGTTGGAATCTCCCTAAGCTTGCTTCTCCTCTTCAAGACCTAGCCTCCACTCTTCAAAAATGATTtctatttttctggttttctctacACTTTCTTAAACCCCTTTCTACACTAAAAAcctatttttattataacattggGCTTAATAAATAACACCACATTTATATTCTTCATTTAATCAAAATAGGCCCAATAAGCTCAATAActccaaataaattaaaaatattatttctaattatattccacttttattctattaaaacaaaaatacgattattttaatataccgacttattactcaatgCCTCATATTTTCAGTCTAATCTCAATTACctggaaaattcccaaaacgctagaTATTAggtcattaatatttctaatactaaaaatattaaaatttccgatTAAATATGGATCCGCTATCTCGaaataataccgactaaatcgtctcaaatgcgaaatttcaataaacatcacaaatgtctaaattaagccaataattatttttctgggcgttacaacacgctccaaaactcattttaaaccaaaccaaaccaaccaaACAACCAATAATCGTACATATAAGGGTTCCTAA encodes:
- the LOC131658214 gene encoding uncharacterized protein LOC131658214 — its product is MAVVLRYVNKDGIIVERIRGQGYDGASNMQGKISGLKSLILKESPCAFYVHCFAHQLQLTLVAISKDHLQVCSLFSLTSTLLNVIGGSCKRNDMLHERQMIKVQDALENGEIVSGKGLNQETSLKRPADTHWSSHYATLVNLILMYSSTTSVLETLKDDVSAKYARGEANDLLLLMDNFNFALTLHLMKNVLGISNELSQALQKKNQYIVSAMNLVNITKKRLQNLRDDGWEPLLEEVSLFCIEHDIDIPNMDDIFFRGKSKCGSDSHSITIRNHYRIELFYIVRDMQLQELNNRFNETNSRLLICMVCLCPSNLFFTFDKAKLMEFAKFYSSEFCPTSLVMLDNQFETYIIDMRMSAEFASLKGINDLSKKLVATKRHIVYPLLYKLLKLALILPVATATVERSFFAMKILKTRLRNRIGDELMNNCLVTYIEKDVFSKIDNELIIQRFQNLRPRRGQL